One region of Daphnia pulicaria isolate SC F1-1A chromosome 7, SC_F0-13Bv2, whole genome shotgun sequence genomic DNA includes:
- the LOC124350066 gene encoding protein charybde-like — MEVMPLPVAFDFTEDVWNTSLEDAEEQTARDVLAELLAAELRQARARYRLSNGQQQRAPNEILLPAGILQSIARDILTASADEPCGIRGCMVFIDFEEPNNRNNNDRKQRIGAVKCHPYTVNTFELYLTLRPHTSWTSKLPLFLQNLAYRSTMVISQDYSLVKRKLFRSSSQ; from the exons ATGGAGGTTATGCCGTTGCCAGTTGCTTTTGATTTTACtgaag ATGTATGGAACACGAGCCTAGAAGATGCGGAGGAGCAAACGGCGAGAGACGTGCTAGCTGAATTATTGGCTGCCGAGTTGCGCCAA GCTCGGGCGAGGTATCGCTTATCCAATGGCCAGCAACAAAGAGCGCCCAATGAAATTTTGTTGCCTGCCGGAATCCTCCAGTCCATAGCCAGGGACATACTTACCGCATCAGCTGACGAGCCCTGCGGAATtag GGGGTGTATGGTGTTTATTGATTTTGAAGAACCCAACAACCGCAATAACAATGATCGGAAGCAACGGATCGGAGCCGTCAAATGCCATCCGTACACGGTCAACACATTCGAATTGTACCTGACGCTCCGTCCACACACTTCCTGGACTTCAAAGCTTCCACTGTTTCTcca AAATCTGGCTTACCGTTCTACAATGGTCATCAGTCAAGACTACTCTCTGGTGAAACGTAAACTCTTCCGCTCATCTAGTCAGTAG